The proteins below come from a single Corynebacterium cystitidis genomic window:
- a CDS encoding SAV_6107 family HEPN domain-containing protein: MSSVISATTGTVMGAASHHGQGTKRVGSFLSAAESLLASASAHLGEGKCDLALEDAYRAALRVAGAVNASSPVIARRKRLPTSAWDKLSLTGEVGKGWAVQFKRYSALRGRVASGIVEHPPRADVVALLDLAYAFYDDAVFGPDGAAVA; encoded by the coding sequence CAACTACCGGAACGGTGATGGGGGCTGCGAGTCACCATGGCCAGGGAACGAAACGAGTGGGTAGTTTTCTTTCCGCTGCGGAATCGTTGCTGGCTTCTGCGTCGGCTCACCTCGGTGAAGGAAAGTGCGATCTTGCGCTTGAGGATGCGTATCGGGCTGCCTTACGTGTGGCAGGCGCTGTAAATGCATCCTCGCCCGTTATTGCACGGCGTAAGCGCTTGCCGACGAGTGCGTGGGACAAACTCTCTCTTACCGGTGAGGTAGGTAAAGGGTGGGCGGTGCAATTTAAGCGCTACTCCGCTTTGCGTGGGCGGGTGGCGTCTGGAATTGTGGAGCACCCTCCCCGTGCCGACGTGGTTGCACTTCTGGATCTGGCATACGCTTTTTATGACGATGCTGTCTTCGGTCCGGATGGTGCGGCAGTGGCGTAA